GCCGCTATGAAGAAGTTAGGTGTTGATTTTTCTAAGGATGAAGATGTAGTTTGTGTTACAGAGAATGATGCCTGTGGCGTGGATGCTATACAACTGCTTTTAGGCTGCAGCTTTGGCAAGGGAAATTTAATCTATAGAGGAACAGGGAAGCAAGCCTTTAGCTTTTTTAATCGTACCACCAACCAAAGTATCCGTATGGTTTTAAAACCTTTTCAAGAAAAAATGGAACGAGATGAAAGACAAGCCTACTTATTAAATGCACCGATAGAAGAAATCTTTGAATTTAAAATCCCTAATTTTGAACTGCCAGAAAGGGCTAGAATTTTTACAACCATTGTTTGTGAAAGCTGTGGAGAAGGAGCTCCTGAACATAAAATTCGTTTGATGGAAGGGCAGAAGGTTTGCTTAGATTGTTTTAAAGATTATTCTAGAGAATTATAGAATTCGTAAA
The sequence above is drawn from the Clostridium formicaceticum genome and encodes:
- a CDS encoding FmdE family protein, which gives rise to MDEALWKKCVEFHGHECPGLAIGYKASEAAMKKLGVDFSKDEDVVCVTENDACGVDAIQLLLGCSFGKGNLIYRGTGKQAFSFFNRTTNQSIRMVLKPFQEKMERDERQAYLLNAPIEEIFEFKIPNFELPERARIFTTIVCESCGEGAPEHKIRLMEGQKVCLDCFKDYSREL